In Pseudoduganella albidiflava, a single window of DNA contains:
- a CDS encoding NfeD family protein: MADWIMWLIAAGVLVALELFSGTFYLLMIALGALAGALVAALRIDLPGQMLAAALVAVIATVLLRQRRRNQPAQVAASRNPDVNLDIGQPVQVPHWDGHTARVMYRGALWDVELAPGAPAAAGTYTIREVRGSTLIVGA; the protein is encoded by the coding sequence ATGGCTGACTGGATCATGTGGCTCATCGCCGCTGGCGTGCTGGTGGCGCTGGAACTGTTCAGCGGCACCTTCTACCTGCTGATGATCGCGCTGGGTGCGCTGGCCGGCGCGCTGGTGGCGGCGCTGCGCATCGACCTGCCGGGCCAGATGCTGGCGGCCGCGCTGGTCGCCGTGATCGCCACCGTGCTGCTGCGCCAGCGGCGCCGCAACCAGCCGGCGCAGGTCGCCGCATCGCGCAACCCGGACGTGAACCTCGACATCGGCCAGCCCGTGCAGGTGCCCCACTGGGATGGCCACACGGCGCGCGTGATGTACCGCGGCGCGCTGTGGGACGTGGAACTGGCACCGGGCGCACCGGCTGCGGCAGGCACCTACACGATCCGCGAAGTGCGCGGCAGCACGCTGATCGTCGGCGCCTGA